Proteins co-encoded in one Gracilimonas sp. genomic window:
- a CDS encoding ParB/RepB/Spo0J family partition protein, producing MATKKVLGRGLGAFFPEYQEEGKETEKKEGVEKSIVKPEDRVNIVLFVPVDHIRKNPHQPRKEFDEEKLDELGASIKEHGLIQPITVRYIGEKRFELISGERRLRAAKLAGLKEIPAFIREADDEQSMAFALIENIQREELNPLEVALGYKRLLEEFDYTQAEVADRVGKNRTTVTNMLRLLNLPAFIQSALKSNQISMGHARALITIEDEEVQQKILKKVIDKGLSVRQIEEAVRDVMNPSTSKKKSSSKKETSNPFYDEISTRLRRTFSTKVNVQPKKKGGEIRIEYYSDDDLERILGIFDSID from the coding sequence ATGGCTACCAAAAAAGTTTTAGGCCGAGGATTAGGCGCTTTTTTTCCTGAATACCAGGAAGAAGGCAAAGAAACGGAAAAGAAGGAAGGTGTTGAAAAAAGCATCGTAAAACCGGAAGACCGCGTTAATATCGTTCTTTTTGTTCCGGTCGATCACATCCGGAAGAATCCACATCAGCCGCGCAAAGAGTTTGATGAGGAAAAACTGGATGAACTGGGTGCTTCTATTAAAGAGCACGGCTTAATTCAGCCTATAACCGTTCGGTATATCGGGGAAAAACGATTTGAGCTCATTAGTGGTGAACGCCGTTTACGTGCTGCTAAACTGGCCGGGTTGAAGGAAATTCCCGCTTTCATCAGAGAAGCAGATGATGAGCAAAGCATGGCTTTTGCCCTGATTGAAAATATTCAGAGGGAAGAGTTGAATCCGCTGGAGGTAGCTTTGGGATATAAGCGGCTGCTGGAAGAATTTGACTATACACAGGCCGAAGTGGCCGACCGAGTAGGGAAAAACCGAACAACGGTTACAAATATGTTACGCCTGCTGAACCTGCCTGCTTTCATACAGTCTGCCTTGAAGTCAAATCAGATTTCGATGGGCCATGCCCGGGCTTTAATTACCATTGAAGATGAAGAAGTTCAGCAGAAGATACTCAAAAAGGTAATTGACAAAGGACTTTCGGTAAGGCAGATTGAAGAAGCGGTGCGTGATGTGATGAACCCGTCAACATCGAAAAAGAAATCTTCATCCAAAAAAGAAACATCCAATCCTTTTTATGATGAAATTTCAACTCGCTTGCGACGTACATTCAGTACCAAGGTAAATGTACAACCCAAGAAAAAGGGGGGAGAAATCAGGATTGAATATTATTCCGATGATGACCTTGAACGAATACTGGGTATTTTTGACTCGATCGATTAG